The Coffea arabica cultivar ET-39 chromosome 1e, Coffea Arabica ET-39 HiFi, whole genome shotgun sequence genome has a window encoding:
- the LOC113706633 gene encoding DNA repair protein RAD5A-like isoform X2, producing MGISKVTDELVLMVRSIVGAEYSNMDIVRALHMAKNDPTAAINIIFDTPGFRKPEIPKKPEPLNRNLSPEPATVANPSVNGTDDHDSKAKNQNLCRVSASNGAVKARIEDSERERKVEDARCSSSNGCSSSSSMGSEWWLVGCGEVAGISTCKGRTLKPGEEVFFTFPVERKLSSPSPGKSGGGRGRQVSSSSEIVRFSTNACGEIGRIPYEWARCLLPLVRDKKVRIDGHCKSAPPVLGIMDSIILSVSVYINGSMFQKSHQASLKAASNDESVIHPLPTLFQLLGLSPFQKAEFTPGDLYTKKRPLNLEDSFNVSAPLFPIPKFKSQSTLDGSKMENEESISDNDLDKIVGVADNSELLEMEPPSTLQCELHPYQKQALHWMIQLERGHCLDEAASTLHPCWDAYRLADKGLVIYLNAFSGDATTEFPSTLRMARGGILADSMGLGKTIMTIALLLTHSERGGSLGNQLTAQTLTGNGEASLISDQSPTAKKAAKISGFEKLLKPKNFLTCGGNLIICPMTLIGQWKAEIETHAQPGTLSIYIHYGQNRSRDALVLGQSDVVLTTYGVLASEFSAENADVTGGLFSVRWFRVVLDEAHTIKSSKSQISMAAAALVADRRWCLTGTPIQNNLEDLYSLLRFLKVEPWGSWAWWNKLVQKPFEEGDARSLKLVQSILKPIMLRRTKSSTDKEGRPILVLPPADIQVIYCELTEAERDFYDALFKRSKVKFDKFVEQGRVLHNYASILELLLRLRQCCDHPFLVMSRGDTQEFSDLNKLTRRFLKVGQDIVDGQARDVPSLAYVEEVVEELRKGEVGECPICLEAFEDAVLTPCAHRLCRECLLASWRSSTSGFCPVCRKMITKQELLTAPTQSRFRIDIERNWVESSKVSALLHELEILRLAGSKSIVFSQWTAFLDLLQIALSRSDIQFLRLDGTLNQQQRENVIKQFSEEDNIMVLLMSLKAGGVGINLTAASNAFVLDPWWNPAVEEQAVMRIHRIGQTEKVMIKRFIMKGTVEEKMEAVQARKQRMISGALTDQEVRSARIEELKMLFA from the exons ATGGGTATTAGTAAAGTTACCGATGAATTGGTTTTGATGGTTCGATCCATCGTAGGCGCTGAATACTCAAATATGGATATAGTTCGAGCCCTGCACATGGCCAAGAATGATCCCACGGCTGCAATTAACATCATTTTTGACACTCCCGGTTTTAGAAAACCTGAAATTCCCAAAAAACCCGAGCCTTTGAATCGAAATTTGAGCCCCGAGCCGGCAACTGTGGCAAATCCCAGTGTGAATGGTACTGACGATCATGATAGCAAGGCCAAGAATCAGAATTTGTGTCGGGTTTCGGCTTCAAATGGGGCTGTAAAGGCTAGGATAGAGGAtagtgagagagagaggaaagttGAGGATGCGAGGTGTTCGAGCTCCAATGGgtgttcgagttcgagttcaatgGGGAGTGAATGGTGGCTCGTGGGGTGTGGTGAGGTTGCAGGGATTTCGACGTGTAAAGGAAGGACTCTGAAGCCTGGGGAGGAGGTTTTTTTCACATTTCCGGTGGAGAGAAAGTTGAGTTCACCTTCTCCTGGAAAGTCTGGGGGTGGTCGGGGGCGGCAGGTGTCTTCTTCTTCTGAAATTGTCAGATTTTCCACGAATGCTTGTGGAGAG ATTGGCCGCATCCCATATGAATGGGCTCGATGCTTATTACCACTTGTGAGGGACAAGAAAGTTAGAATTGATGGGCATTGTAAATCCGCTCCACCTGTATTAGGAATTATGGACAGCATTATTCTGTCCGTCAG CGTGTATATAAACGGTTCCATGTTCCAAAAGAGCCATCAGGCTTCACTGAAAGCAGCCTCAAATGATGAATCAGTTATTCATCCTCTGCCAACGCTTTTCCAATTGCTGGGGCTCTCTCCTTTTCAGAAG GCAGAATTCACTCCAGGCGATTTGTATACGAAGAAGCGTCCGTTGAACTTAGAG GACAGCTTTAATGTCTCTGCACCATTGTTTCCTATTCCTAAATTCAAGAGCCAATCAACTCTAGATGGAAGTAAGATGGAAAATGAGGAGTCAATATCTGACAATGATCTTGACAAAATTGTTGGTGTTGCAGACAACTCTGAATTACTG GAAATGGAACCTCCAAGTACTCTTCAGTGTGAACTTCATCCATATCAGAAGCAGGCTCTTCATTGGATGATTCAACTTGAGAGGGGCCATTGCCTGGATGAAGCAGCATCAACGTTGCACCCATGTTGGGATGCGTACCGGCTTGCAGACAA GGGGCTTGTTATATACTTGAATGCATTTTCTGGCGATGCAACAACAGAATTTCCAAGCACTCTTCGGATGGCCAGAGGAGGA ATTCTGGCAGATTCTATGGGGCTTGGGAAAACTATCATGACCATAGCTCTTCTTCTAACACATTCTGAAAGAGGTGGTTCATTAGGAAACCAATTGACAGCCCAGACTTTGACTGGAAATGGTGAAGCTAGCCTTATTTCAGATCAATCTCCAACGGCAAAAAAAGCGGCAAAAATTTCTGGATTCGAAAAGCTTTTGAAGCCAAAAAACTTTCTCACATGTGGTGGAAACCTTATTATCTGTCCAATGACCCTTATAGGTCAGTGGAAG GCAGAAATTGAAACCCATGCACAACCTGGGACTTTGTCGATTTACATTCACTATGGGCAGAACAGATCAAGGGATGCACTCGTTCTAGGCCAAAGTGATGTTGTGCTCACAACTTATGGAGTTTTAGCCTCAGAGTTCTCAGCAGAG AATGCTGATGTCACTGGGGGACTCTTCTCAGTGAGATGGTTTAGAGTGGTGCTAGACGAAGCACACACAATAAAGTCTTCAAAAAGCCAAATTTCCATGGCTGCAGCTGCGCTTGTTGCTGATCGTCGATGGTGCCTTACTGGCACCCCTATCCAG AACAACCTAGAAGATCTTTACAGTCTTCTTCGATTTTTGAAGGTGGAACCATGGGGAAGCTGGGCATG GTGGAACAAACTTGTTCAGAAACCTTTTGAGGAGGGTGATGCGCGTAGTTTGAAGTTGGTCCAATCAATATTAAAGCCAATTATGCTAAGAAGAACTAAATCTAGTACTGACAAGGAAGGCAG GCCAATTTTGGTTCTTCCACCTGCTGATATTCAAGTGATATATTGTGAACTTACAGAAGCAGAGAGGGATTTTTATGATGCTTTGTTTAAAAGATCAAAG GTGAAATTTGATAAATTTGTCGAGCAAGGACGTGTTCTTCACAATTATGCTTCAATATTGGAGTTGCTCTTGCGTCTTCGTCAATGTTGTGACCATCCATTTTTAGTGATGAG TCGGGGCGACACGCAAGAGTTCTCTGATCTGAATAAGCTCACAAGACGCTTTCTTAAGGTTGGTCAGGACATTGTGGATGGGCAAGCTAGAGATGTACCATCACTGGCTTATGTTGAGGAGGTTGTTGAAGAGTTACGAAAAGGGGAAGTAGGAGAGTGCCCGATATGCCTTGAAGCTTTTGAAGATGCTGTATTGACACCATGTGCTCATAGACTATGCAGAGAATGCCTCTTAGCAAGTTGGCGAAGCTCTACTTCTGGTTTTTGTCCTGTTTGTAG AAAGATGATTACCAAGCAAGAACTTCTCACAGCTCCTACTCAGAGTCGCTTCCGGATTGATATTGAGAGAAATTGGGTCGAATCATCTAAGGTTTCTGCTCTTTTGCATGAACTTGAAATTCTTCGCTTAGCAGGGTCCAAGAGCATTGTTTTCAGCCAGTGGACTGCCTTTCTTGATCTATTGCAGATTGCTCTTTCTCG GAGTGATATTCAATTTCTTCGTCTGGATGGGACCCTTAACCAGCAACAACGTGAGAATGTAATAAAGCAATTCTCAGAGGAAGATAACATCATG GTTTTGCTAATGTCATTGAAGGCTGGGGGAGTTGGGATCAACTTAACAGCTGCATCCAACGCTTTTGTCTTG GATCCCTGGTGGAACCCAGCCGTAGAGGAACAAGCTGTAATGCGCATTCATCGCATTGGACAAACTGAAAAAGTAATGATCAAAAGGTTCATCATGAAG GGAACCGTAGAAGAAAAAATGGAAGCAGTGCAAGCACGCAAACAACGGATGATTTCTGGTGCTTTGACTGACCAAGAAGTTAGATCAGCGCGCATCGAGGAGCTTAAGATGCTTTTCGCTTAA
- the LOC113706633 gene encoding DNA repair protein RAD5A-like isoform X3 yields the protein MGISKVTDELVLMVRSIVGAEYSNMDIVRALHMAKNDPTAAINIIFDTPGFRKPEIPKKPEPLNRNLSPEPATVANPSVNGTDDHDSKAKNQNLCRVSASNGAVKARIEDSERERKVEDARCSSSNGCSSSSSMGSEWWLVGCGEVAGISTCKGRTLKPGEEVFFTFPVERKLSSPSPGKSGGGRGRQVSSSSEIVRFSTNACGEIGRIPYEWARCLLPLVRDKKVRIDGHCKSAPPVLGIMDSIILSVSVYINGSMFQKSHQASLKAASNDESVIHPLPTLFQLLGLSPFQKEMEPPSTLQCELHPYQKQALHWMIQLERGHCLDEAASTLHPCWDAYRLADKRGLVIYLNAFSGDATTEFPSTLRMARGGILADSMGLGKTIMTIALLLTHSERGGSLGNQLTAQTLTGNGEASLISDQSPTAKKAAKISGFEKLLKPKNFLTCGGNLIICPMTLIGQWKAEIETHAQPGTLSIYIHYGQNRSRDALVLGQSDVVLTTYGVLASEFSAENADVTGGLFSVRWFRVVLDEAHTIKSSKSQISMAAAALVADRRWCLTGTPIQNNLEDLYSLLRFLKVEPWGSWAWWNKLVQKPFEEGDARSLKLVQSILKPIMLRRTKSSTDKEGRPILVLPPADIQVIYCELTEAERDFYDALFKRSKVKFDKFVEQGRVLHNYASILELLLRLRQCCDHPFLVMSRGDTQEFSDLNKLTRRFLKVGQDIVDGQARDVPSLAYVEEVVEELRKGEVGECPICLEAFEDAVLTPCAHRLCRECLLASWRSSTSGFCPVCRKMITKQELLTAPTQSRFRIDIERNWVESSKVSALLHELEILRLAGSKSIVFSQWTAFLDLLQIALSRSDIQFLRLDGTLNQQQRENVIKQFSEEDNIMVLLMSLKAGGVGINLTAASNAFVLDPWWNPAVEEQAVMRIHRIGQTEKVMIKRFIMKGTVEEKMEAVQARKQRMISGALTDQEVRSARIEELKMLFA from the exons ATGGGTATTAGTAAAGTTACCGATGAATTGGTTTTGATGGTTCGATCCATCGTAGGCGCTGAATACTCAAATATGGATATAGTTCGAGCCCTGCACATGGCCAAGAATGATCCCACGGCTGCAATTAACATCATTTTTGACACTCCCGGTTTTAGAAAACCTGAAATTCCCAAAAAACCCGAGCCTTTGAATCGAAATTTGAGCCCCGAGCCGGCAACTGTGGCAAATCCCAGTGTGAATGGTACTGACGATCATGATAGCAAGGCCAAGAATCAGAATTTGTGTCGGGTTTCGGCTTCAAATGGGGCTGTAAAGGCTAGGATAGAGGAtagtgagagagagaggaaagttGAGGATGCGAGGTGTTCGAGCTCCAATGGgtgttcgagttcgagttcaatgGGGAGTGAATGGTGGCTCGTGGGGTGTGGTGAGGTTGCAGGGATTTCGACGTGTAAAGGAAGGACTCTGAAGCCTGGGGAGGAGGTTTTTTTCACATTTCCGGTGGAGAGAAAGTTGAGTTCACCTTCTCCTGGAAAGTCTGGGGGTGGTCGGGGGCGGCAGGTGTCTTCTTCTTCTGAAATTGTCAGATTTTCCACGAATGCTTGTGGAGAG ATTGGCCGCATCCCATATGAATGGGCTCGATGCTTATTACCACTTGTGAGGGACAAGAAAGTTAGAATTGATGGGCATTGTAAATCCGCTCCACCTGTATTAGGAATTATGGACAGCATTATTCTGTCCGTCAG CGTGTATATAAACGGTTCCATGTTCCAAAAGAGCCATCAGGCTTCACTGAAAGCAGCCTCAAATGATGAATCAGTTATTCATCCTCTGCCAACGCTTTTCCAATTGCTGGGGCTCTCTCCTTTTCAGAAG GAAATGGAACCTCCAAGTACTCTTCAGTGTGAACTTCATCCATATCAGAAGCAGGCTCTTCATTGGATGATTCAACTTGAGAGGGGCCATTGCCTGGATGAAGCAGCATCAACGTTGCACCCATGTTGGGATGCGTACCGGCTTGCAGACAA AAGGGGGCTTGTTATATACTTGAATGCATTTTCTGGCGATGCAACAACAGAATTTCCAAGCACTCTTCGGATGGCCAGAGGAGGA ATTCTGGCAGATTCTATGGGGCTTGGGAAAACTATCATGACCATAGCTCTTCTTCTAACACATTCTGAAAGAGGTGGTTCATTAGGAAACCAATTGACAGCCCAGACTTTGACTGGAAATGGTGAAGCTAGCCTTATTTCAGATCAATCTCCAACGGCAAAAAAAGCGGCAAAAATTTCTGGATTCGAAAAGCTTTTGAAGCCAAAAAACTTTCTCACATGTGGTGGAAACCTTATTATCTGTCCAATGACCCTTATAGGTCAGTGGAAG GCAGAAATTGAAACCCATGCACAACCTGGGACTTTGTCGATTTACATTCACTATGGGCAGAACAGATCAAGGGATGCACTCGTTCTAGGCCAAAGTGATGTTGTGCTCACAACTTATGGAGTTTTAGCCTCAGAGTTCTCAGCAGAG AATGCTGATGTCACTGGGGGACTCTTCTCAGTGAGATGGTTTAGAGTGGTGCTAGACGAAGCACACACAATAAAGTCTTCAAAAAGCCAAATTTCCATGGCTGCAGCTGCGCTTGTTGCTGATCGTCGATGGTGCCTTACTGGCACCCCTATCCAG AACAACCTAGAAGATCTTTACAGTCTTCTTCGATTTTTGAAGGTGGAACCATGGGGAAGCTGGGCATG GTGGAACAAACTTGTTCAGAAACCTTTTGAGGAGGGTGATGCGCGTAGTTTGAAGTTGGTCCAATCAATATTAAAGCCAATTATGCTAAGAAGAACTAAATCTAGTACTGACAAGGAAGGCAG GCCAATTTTGGTTCTTCCACCTGCTGATATTCAAGTGATATATTGTGAACTTACAGAAGCAGAGAGGGATTTTTATGATGCTTTGTTTAAAAGATCAAAG GTGAAATTTGATAAATTTGTCGAGCAAGGACGTGTTCTTCACAATTATGCTTCAATATTGGAGTTGCTCTTGCGTCTTCGTCAATGTTGTGACCATCCATTTTTAGTGATGAG TCGGGGCGACACGCAAGAGTTCTCTGATCTGAATAAGCTCACAAGACGCTTTCTTAAGGTTGGTCAGGACATTGTGGATGGGCAAGCTAGAGATGTACCATCACTGGCTTATGTTGAGGAGGTTGTTGAAGAGTTACGAAAAGGGGAAGTAGGAGAGTGCCCGATATGCCTTGAAGCTTTTGAAGATGCTGTATTGACACCATGTGCTCATAGACTATGCAGAGAATGCCTCTTAGCAAGTTGGCGAAGCTCTACTTCTGGTTTTTGTCCTGTTTGTAG AAAGATGATTACCAAGCAAGAACTTCTCACAGCTCCTACTCAGAGTCGCTTCCGGATTGATATTGAGAGAAATTGGGTCGAATCATCTAAGGTTTCTGCTCTTTTGCATGAACTTGAAATTCTTCGCTTAGCAGGGTCCAAGAGCATTGTTTTCAGCCAGTGGACTGCCTTTCTTGATCTATTGCAGATTGCTCTTTCTCG GAGTGATATTCAATTTCTTCGTCTGGATGGGACCCTTAACCAGCAACAACGTGAGAATGTAATAAAGCAATTCTCAGAGGAAGATAACATCATG GTTTTGCTAATGTCATTGAAGGCTGGGGGAGTTGGGATCAACTTAACAGCTGCATCCAACGCTTTTGTCTTG GATCCCTGGTGGAACCCAGCCGTAGAGGAACAAGCTGTAATGCGCATTCATCGCATTGGACAAACTGAAAAAGTAATGATCAAAAGGTTCATCATGAAG GGAACCGTAGAAGAAAAAATGGAAGCAGTGCAAGCACGCAAACAACGGATGATTTCTGGTGCTTTGACTGACCAAGAAGTTAGATCAGCGCGCATCGAGGAGCTTAAGATGCTTTTCGCTTAA
- the LOC113706633 gene encoding DNA repair protein RAD5A-like isoform X1, which produces MGISKVTDELVLMVRSIVGAEYSNMDIVRALHMAKNDPTAAINIIFDTPGFRKPEIPKKPEPLNRNLSPEPATVANPSVNGTDDHDSKAKNQNLCRVSASNGAVKARIEDSERERKVEDARCSSSNGCSSSSSMGSEWWLVGCGEVAGISTCKGRTLKPGEEVFFTFPVERKLSSPSPGKSGGGRGRQVSSSSEIVRFSTNACGEIGRIPYEWARCLLPLVRDKKVRIDGHCKSAPPVLGIMDSIILSVSVYINGSMFQKSHQASLKAASNDESVIHPLPTLFQLLGLSPFQKAEFTPGDLYTKKRPLNLEDSFNVSAPLFPIPKFKSQSTLDGSKMENEESISDNDLDKIVGVADNSELLEMEPPSTLQCELHPYQKQALHWMIQLERGHCLDEAASTLHPCWDAYRLADKRGLVIYLNAFSGDATTEFPSTLRMARGGILADSMGLGKTIMTIALLLTHSERGGSLGNQLTAQTLTGNGEASLISDQSPTAKKAAKISGFEKLLKPKNFLTCGGNLIICPMTLIGQWKAEIETHAQPGTLSIYIHYGQNRSRDALVLGQSDVVLTTYGVLASEFSAENADVTGGLFSVRWFRVVLDEAHTIKSSKSQISMAAAALVADRRWCLTGTPIQNNLEDLYSLLRFLKVEPWGSWAWWNKLVQKPFEEGDARSLKLVQSILKPIMLRRTKSSTDKEGRPILVLPPADIQVIYCELTEAERDFYDALFKRSKVKFDKFVEQGRVLHNYASILELLLRLRQCCDHPFLVMSRGDTQEFSDLNKLTRRFLKVGQDIVDGQARDVPSLAYVEEVVEELRKGEVGECPICLEAFEDAVLTPCAHRLCRECLLASWRSSTSGFCPVCRKMITKQELLTAPTQSRFRIDIERNWVESSKVSALLHELEILRLAGSKSIVFSQWTAFLDLLQIALSRSDIQFLRLDGTLNQQQRENVIKQFSEEDNIMVLLMSLKAGGVGINLTAASNAFVLDPWWNPAVEEQAVMRIHRIGQTEKVMIKRFIMKGTVEEKMEAVQARKQRMISGALTDQEVRSARIEELKMLFA; this is translated from the exons ATGGGTATTAGTAAAGTTACCGATGAATTGGTTTTGATGGTTCGATCCATCGTAGGCGCTGAATACTCAAATATGGATATAGTTCGAGCCCTGCACATGGCCAAGAATGATCCCACGGCTGCAATTAACATCATTTTTGACACTCCCGGTTTTAGAAAACCTGAAATTCCCAAAAAACCCGAGCCTTTGAATCGAAATTTGAGCCCCGAGCCGGCAACTGTGGCAAATCCCAGTGTGAATGGTACTGACGATCATGATAGCAAGGCCAAGAATCAGAATTTGTGTCGGGTTTCGGCTTCAAATGGGGCTGTAAAGGCTAGGATAGAGGAtagtgagagagagaggaaagttGAGGATGCGAGGTGTTCGAGCTCCAATGGgtgttcgagttcgagttcaatgGGGAGTGAATGGTGGCTCGTGGGGTGTGGTGAGGTTGCAGGGATTTCGACGTGTAAAGGAAGGACTCTGAAGCCTGGGGAGGAGGTTTTTTTCACATTTCCGGTGGAGAGAAAGTTGAGTTCACCTTCTCCTGGAAAGTCTGGGGGTGGTCGGGGGCGGCAGGTGTCTTCTTCTTCTGAAATTGTCAGATTTTCCACGAATGCTTGTGGAGAG ATTGGCCGCATCCCATATGAATGGGCTCGATGCTTATTACCACTTGTGAGGGACAAGAAAGTTAGAATTGATGGGCATTGTAAATCCGCTCCACCTGTATTAGGAATTATGGACAGCATTATTCTGTCCGTCAG CGTGTATATAAACGGTTCCATGTTCCAAAAGAGCCATCAGGCTTCACTGAAAGCAGCCTCAAATGATGAATCAGTTATTCATCCTCTGCCAACGCTTTTCCAATTGCTGGGGCTCTCTCCTTTTCAGAAG GCAGAATTCACTCCAGGCGATTTGTATACGAAGAAGCGTCCGTTGAACTTAGAG GACAGCTTTAATGTCTCTGCACCATTGTTTCCTATTCCTAAATTCAAGAGCCAATCAACTCTAGATGGAAGTAAGATGGAAAATGAGGAGTCAATATCTGACAATGATCTTGACAAAATTGTTGGTGTTGCAGACAACTCTGAATTACTG GAAATGGAACCTCCAAGTACTCTTCAGTGTGAACTTCATCCATATCAGAAGCAGGCTCTTCATTGGATGATTCAACTTGAGAGGGGCCATTGCCTGGATGAAGCAGCATCAACGTTGCACCCATGTTGGGATGCGTACCGGCTTGCAGACAA AAGGGGGCTTGTTATATACTTGAATGCATTTTCTGGCGATGCAACAACAGAATTTCCAAGCACTCTTCGGATGGCCAGAGGAGGA ATTCTGGCAGATTCTATGGGGCTTGGGAAAACTATCATGACCATAGCTCTTCTTCTAACACATTCTGAAAGAGGTGGTTCATTAGGAAACCAATTGACAGCCCAGACTTTGACTGGAAATGGTGAAGCTAGCCTTATTTCAGATCAATCTCCAACGGCAAAAAAAGCGGCAAAAATTTCTGGATTCGAAAAGCTTTTGAAGCCAAAAAACTTTCTCACATGTGGTGGAAACCTTATTATCTGTCCAATGACCCTTATAGGTCAGTGGAAG GCAGAAATTGAAACCCATGCACAACCTGGGACTTTGTCGATTTACATTCACTATGGGCAGAACAGATCAAGGGATGCACTCGTTCTAGGCCAAAGTGATGTTGTGCTCACAACTTATGGAGTTTTAGCCTCAGAGTTCTCAGCAGAG AATGCTGATGTCACTGGGGGACTCTTCTCAGTGAGATGGTTTAGAGTGGTGCTAGACGAAGCACACACAATAAAGTCTTCAAAAAGCCAAATTTCCATGGCTGCAGCTGCGCTTGTTGCTGATCGTCGATGGTGCCTTACTGGCACCCCTATCCAG AACAACCTAGAAGATCTTTACAGTCTTCTTCGATTTTTGAAGGTGGAACCATGGGGAAGCTGGGCATG GTGGAACAAACTTGTTCAGAAACCTTTTGAGGAGGGTGATGCGCGTAGTTTGAAGTTGGTCCAATCAATATTAAAGCCAATTATGCTAAGAAGAACTAAATCTAGTACTGACAAGGAAGGCAG GCCAATTTTGGTTCTTCCACCTGCTGATATTCAAGTGATATATTGTGAACTTACAGAAGCAGAGAGGGATTTTTATGATGCTTTGTTTAAAAGATCAAAG GTGAAATTTGATAAATTTGTCGAGCAAGGACGTGTTCTTCACAATTATGCTTCAATATTGGAGTTGCTCTTGCGTCTTCGTCAATGTTGTGACCATCCATTTTTAGTGATGAG TCGGGGCGACACGCAAGAGTTCTCTGATCTGAATAAGCTCACAAGACGCTTTCTTAAGGTTGGTCAGGACATTGTGGATGGGCAAGCTAGAGATGTACCATCACTGGCTTATGTTGAGGAGGTTGTTGAAGAGTTACGAAAAGGGGAAGTAGGAGAGTGCCCGATATGCCTTGAAGCTTTTGAAGATGCTGTATTGACACCATGTGCTCATAGACTATGCAGAGAATGCCTCTTAGCAAGTTGGCGAAGCTCTACTTCTGGTTTTTGTCCTGTTTGTAG AAAGATGATTACCAAGCAAGAACTTCTCACAGCTCCTACTCAGAGTCGCTTCCGGATTGATATTGAGAGAAATTGGGTCGAATCATCTAAGGTTTCTGCTCTTTTGCATGAACTTGAAATTCTTCGCTTAGCAGGGTCCAAGAGCATTGTTTTCAGCCAGTGGACTGCCTTTCTTGATCTATTGCAGATTGCTCTTTCTCG GAGTGATATTCAATTTCTTCGTCTGGATGGGACCCTTAACCAGCAACAACGTGAGAATGTAATAAAGCAATTCTCAGAGGAAGATAACATCATG GTTTTGCTAATGTCATTGAAGGCTGGGGGAGTTGGGATCAACTTAACAGCTGCATCCAACGCTTTTGTCTTG GATCCCTGGTGGAACCCAGCCGTAGAGGAACAAGCTGTAATGCGCATTCATCGCATTGGACAAACTGAAAAAGTAATGATCAAAAGGTTCATCATGAAG GGAACCGTAGAAGAAAAAATGGAAGCAGTGCAAGCACGCAAACAACGGATGATTTCTGGTGCTTTGACTGACCAAGAAGTTAGATCAGCGCGCATCGAGGAGCTTAAGATGCTTTTCGCTTAA